One Pyrus communis chromosome 4, drPyrComm1.1, whole genome shotgun sequence genomic region harbors:
- the LOC137732552 gene encoding transcription factor bHLH18-like, which produces MDMISSAEWEMEDPTFINQYEMNSLDYSFDELVFSSLSSESYSSNPNFTSKAAAATHNFSKAFIENPHQTGTQERPAKQPKNTTSWKSCSADHIIAAKASSSSSSHLISFENSDSSPPTTSQLYYGPDCKVIKPKNEVEYSNGKLNLSALVSQGSYDTQTCSPNHGQGIKRAATVTRSPLHAQDHVLAERKRREKLSQRFIALSALLPGLKKMDKASVLGDAIKYVNHLQERTKVLEDQAEKKTGEAVVFVKRMQYSADDDISSSDENSESCSDQPLPEIEARVSDKEVLIRIHCEKTKGCLTSILSEIEKLGLTIVHSCALPFGNSTLDITVVAQMDVEFSMTGKHLVKNLRHALLKLV; this is translated from the exons ATGGACATGATCTCATCAGCAGAATGG GAAATGGAAGATCCCACTTTTATCAATCAATACGAAATGAATTCTCTGGACTACTCATTTGATGAGCTCGTATTCTCGTCTCTCTCATCTGAGAGCTACTCATCCAACCCAAATTTCACCTCGAAAGCCGCAGCTGCTACACACAACTTCAGCAAAGCATTCATTGAAAATCCCCATCAGACCGGCACTCAGGAAAGGCCAGCAAAACAGCCTAAGAACACTACTAGTTGGAAATCTTGCTCCGCTGACCACATAATTGCTGCcaaagcttcttcttcttcctcgtcaCACCTAATTTCGTTTGAGAACTCCGACTCTTCACCTCCAACTACTTCTCAGCTGTACTATGGTCCAGATTGCAAAGTTATCAAGCCAAAGAATGAGGTGGAATATTCTAATGGAAAATTGAACCTTTCAGCTTTGGTTTCCCAAGGTTCCTATGACACCCAAACTTGTTCACCCAATCATGGACAAGGGATCAAGAGGGCAGCTACGGTGACTAGAAGTCCTTTACATGCTCAAGATCATGTTCTTGCTGAGAGAAAGCGCCGAGAAAAGCTCAGCCAGCGGTTCATTGCTCTATCTGCCTTACTTCCAGGACTAAAGAAG ATGGACAAGGCTTCGGTCCTCGGAGATGCGATCAAGTACGTGAATCATCTTCAAGAACGTACGAAGGTGCTGGAGGACCAAGCAGAAAAGAAAACTGGGGAAGCAGTGGTTTTTGTGAAGAGGATGCAGTACTCAGCGGATGATGATATATCTTCATCCGACGAGAACTCCGAAAGCTGCTCTGACCAGCCACTGCCAGAAATTGAAGCAAGAGTTTCGGACAAGGAGGTTCTCATACGAATCCACTGCGAGAAAACCAAGGGATGTTTGACAAGCATATTAAGTGAAATAGAAAAGCTTGGTCTCACCATAGTTCACAGCTGTGCCTTGCCCTTTGGCAATTCAACTCTTGATATCACTGTAGTTGCTCAG ATGGATGTTGAATTCAGCATGACAGGGAAACATCTGGTAAAAAACCTAAGACATGCTTTGCTCAAGTTGGTGTGA